The following coding sequences lie in one Chiroxiphia lanceolata isolate bChiLan1 chromosome 19, bChiLan1.pri, whole genome shotgun sequence genomic window:
- the MYADML2 gene encoding myeloid-associated differentiation marker-like protein 2, producing the protein MMESTGGPYLNTAAVTSPVGIARLLQMTFGCTTFSLVAHQGGFSAAYGTFCMFVWTFCFAITVFIITCEFTHLHSCLSLSWGNFTAAFAMLATLMSVTAAVIYPLYFVQVGCYPIGCEVRDFRIAASVFAGLLFVAYAAEVFLTRAKPGQVTSYMATISGLLKIVQAFVACIIFGALVNDSQYGKHVATQWCVAVYSFCFVVTVVVVAFSVTGKTALLWFPFERSVVIYTFGAVLLYVSAAVIWPVFCFDSKYGSPQRPSLCAKGKCPWDSQLVIAIFTYVNLLLYVLDLAYSQRIRFVSHL; encoded by the coding sequence ATGATGGAGAGCACAGGAGGGCCGTATCTAAACACGGCTGCAGTGACCTCCCCCGTTGGAATAGCTCGATTGCTGCAGATGACCTTTGGATGCACCACGTTCAGCCTGGTCGCCCACCAGGGCGGGTTCAGCGCTGCCTACGGCACCTTCTGCATGTTTGTCTGGACCTTCTGCTTTGCGATCACTGTGTTCATCATCACCTGTGAGTTCACGCACCTGCACAGCTGCCTGAGTCTTTCCTGGGGAAacttcactgctgcttttgccaTGCTCGCCACGCTCATGTCCGTCACGGCCGCGGTGATCTACCCGCTCTACTTCGTCCAGGTGGGCTGTTACCCCATCGGCTGCGAGGTGAGAGACTTCCGCATCGCAGCCAGCGTCTTTGCGGGCCTCCTGTTTGTCGCGTACGCTGCCGAGGTGTTCTTGACCAGGGCAAAACCGGGACAAGTCACCAGCTACATGGCCACCATCTCCGGGCTCCTGAAAATCGTTCAGGCCTTTGTGGCCTGCATCATCTTTGGGGCGCTGGTGAACGACAGCCAGTATGGCAAACACGTGGCGACGCAATGGTGTGTGGCTGTCtacagcttttgctttgtggtgACAGTGGTGGTAGTGGCCTTCAGTGTCACAGGTAAGACTGCCTTGCTGTGGTTCCCCTTTGAGCGCTCTGTGGTCATCTACACCTTTGGGGCCGTGCTGCTCTACGTGAGCGCTGCGGTCATCTGGCCGGTGTTTTGCTTTGACAGCAAGTACGGCTCTCCACAACGCCCCAGCCTCTGTGCCAAGGGCAAGTGCCCCTGGGACAGCCAGCTGGTGATTGCCATCTTCACCTACGTTAACCTGCTGCTCTACGTCCTAGACCTGGCATACTCCCAGCGCATCCGCTTTGTCTCACACCTCTGA
- the NOTUM gene encoding LOW QUALITY PROTEIN: palmitoleoyl-protein carboxylesterase NOTUM (The sequence of the model RefSeq protein was modified relative to this genomic sequence to represent the inferred CDS: deleted 1 base in 1 codon) produces MGTAAVHLLLLLGLLHAGPGGEGRKGWRRRGPAARERGEAAAAAAESFPLDFTAVEGNMDSFMAQVKSLAQSLYPCSAQALPHDLRLHLLHNASVTCNDGSPAGYYLKESKGSRRWLLFLEGGWYCFNRENCDTRYDTMRRLMSSREWPATRVGTGILSSQPEENPHWWNANMVFIPYCSSDVLERASSKSEKNEYAFMGALIIQEVIKELVGKGLSTAKVLLLAGSSAGGTGVLLNVDRVAEQLEEMGYQGIQVRGLADSGWFLDNKQYRRTDCIDTITCAPTEAIRRGIRYWNGIVPERCKLQFKEGEEWNCFFGYKIYPTLRCPVFVVQWLFDEAQLTVDNVHLTGQPVQEGQWLYIQNLGRELRNTLKDVTASFAPACLSHEIITRNHWTDIQVKGTSLPRALHCWDRSLHESNKNGKAPLKGCPIHLIDSCPWPHCNPSCPTIRDQFTGQEMNVIQFLMHMGFDVQKMAQQQGLEPSKLLGMLSSDN; encoded by the exons ATGGGCACGGCGGCGGTgcacctcctgctgctgctggggctgctgcacgCCGGGCCCGGCGGCgagggcaggaagggctggCGGCGGCGAGGCCCGGCGGCCCGCGAGCGCggcgaggcggcggcggcggcagccgAGAGCTTCCCGCTGGACTTCACCGCCGTGGAGGGCAACATGGACAGCTTCATGGCGCAGGTCAAGAGCCTGGCGCAGTCGCTGTACCCCTGCTCGGCCCAGGCGCTGCCGCACGACCTGCGCCTGCACCTCCTCCACAACGCCTCGGTCACCTGCAACGACGGCAGCCCGGCCGG CTACTACCTGAAGGAGTCCAAGGGCAGCCGGCGGTGGCTGCTGTTCCTGGAAG GAGGGTGGTACTGCTTCAACAGGGAGAACTGCGACACCCGCTACGACACCATGCGACGGCTGATGAGCTCCCGGGAGTGGCCCGCGACCCGCGTGG GAACTGGGATCCTGTCCTCGCAGCCAGAAGAAAATCCTCACTGGTGGAATGCAAACATGGT ATTCATCCCGTATTGCTCAAGTGATGTTTTGGAGCGTGCCTCTTCCAAGTCTGAGAAAA ATGAATATGCCTTCATGGGAGCACTGATCATTCAGGAAGTTATAAAGGAGCTGGTGGGAAAAGGTCTGAGCACTGCAAAAGTGTTGCTGCTTGCAGGGAGCAG tgctggagggacaggagtgCTCCTGAATGTGGACCGagtggcagagcagctggaggagatggGTTATCAAGGGATTCAGGTTCGAGGCTTGGCAGACTCTGGATGGTTCTTGGATAACAAACAGTATCGCAGAACTGACTGTATCGAT ACCATAACGTGTGCTCCAACAGAGGCCATCAGAAGAGGAATAAG ATACTGGAATGGCATTGTTCCTGAACGCTGTAAGCTGCAGTTTaaagagggagaggaatggAATTGCTTTTTTGGGTATAAGATTTACCCCACTCTTCGAT GTCCAGTCTTTGTTGTCCAGTGGCTCTTTGATGAGGCCCAGCTTACTGTAGACAATGTACACCTCACTGGCCAGCCTGTTCAAGAAGGGCAGTGGCTCTACATCCAGAATCTGGGTAGAGAGCTGAGAAACACCTTGAAGGATGTGAC tgCAAGCTTTGCTCCTGCCTGTTTGTCCCACGAGATCATCACACGCAA TCACTGGACTGACATCCAGGTGAAGGGGACGTCGTTACCCCgtgccctgcactgctgggatcGGAGCCTGCATGAGAGCAACAAAAACGGGAAGGCCCCTCTGAAAGGCTGCCCAATTCACCTGATTGACAGCTGTCCATGGCCTCACTGCAACCCCTCGTGCCCCACAATCAGGGACCAGTTCACAGGGCAGGAGATGAATGTGATCCAGTTCCTCATGCATATGGGGTTCGATGTTCAGAAGatggcacagcagcagggccTGGAGCCCAGTAAACTCCTGGGGATGCTCAGCAGTGATAACTAG